CCTTAGTCGACATCAGCGCATTCACACTGgggagaggccttataaatgtacagagtgtggcaaagcctttaaacAGAAGTCATGTCTTACTgatcaccagagaattcatactggagagaaaccttataaatgcAAAGAATGTGGGAAATCCTTTAGTCAGAACTCAACTCTTACTGAAcaccagcgaattcatactggagagaagccttataaatgtataGAATGCGGAAAAGCCTTTAGTCATTACTCAAACCTTACTCAAcaccagcgaattcatactggagagaagccttttaAATGCAAAGAATGTGGAAAATCCTTTAGTCAGAACTCAACTCTTACTGAAcaccagcgaattcatactggagagaagccttataaatgtataGAATGCGGAAAAGCCTTTAGTCACTACTCAAACCTTACTCAAcaccagcgaattcatactggagagaagccttataaatgcaAAGAATGTGGGAAATCCTTTAGTCAGAACTCAACTCTTACTGAAcaccagcgaattcatactggagagaagccttataaatgtaaagaatgcagAAAAGCCTTCCGTCACTACTCAACTCTTATTGAACACCAGAGTATTCATACTGgggagaggccttataaatgtaagTTTTGTGGCAAAGACTTTAGGATGCACTCACATCTTACTagccatcagagaattcatactggagagaggcCTTATAAATGTGAGGACTGTGGCAAAGCGTTTAGATACCACTCAGGTCTTAATAAACATCAAGTAATCCATACTGGAGAGAAATCTTATAAATGTAAAGagtgtggaaaagccttcagttaCCACTCATCTCTTACtcaacaccagagaattcatactggagagaagccttataaatgtaaagaatgtggaaaagccttcagtcaGTACTCAACTCTTACGCAACACCACCGAATTCACAccggagagaagccttataaatgtataGAATGCGGAAAAGCCTTCAGTCAGTACTCACATCTTACtcaacaccagagaattcatactggggagaggccttataaatgtaaggatTGTGGCAAAGACTTTAGCAGTTACTCAGGTCTAACTTACCAtcggagaattcatactggagagaaaccttagaaatgtaaagaatgtggaaaagccttcaaaGCACTCACGTCTTACTCaaaatcagagaattcatactgtaGAGAAACCttagaaatgtaaagaatgtggaaaaaccTTCATCAAGCACTCACGTCTTACTCAACATCAGAGAATTCCTACTGGAGAAGTGGTAAAGGCTTTAATCTGAGCTCTCACCTTATTAGACAGAGAgcacatactggagagaaaccctactAATAAGTGATGGAAGAAGTTTGTCCTAAACATACACTTCAGAAAATACAAGACCTTTTATTTAAGAAAGATGAGGACTgacataaagaaaatgtagaaaagtatttaataaaaattaaatctaaataaatatcagaaattccacactagaaaaagtgaaagtcgctccgttgcttccaactctttgcaactccatggactgtgtccatggaattttccaggccagaatagtggagtgggaggcggatttttaccaactgagctatcagggaagcccgcagATAGAAACCATTTCATCAATTCTGTTTTTTGAAGTTCCTCTTCAGGAGAAGTATTGTAGATAGTAATCCATAGTTAAAACAAATCGAAAATTGATATGTTAGTATGGATCACAAGATGAAAGTTGGTATTTAGAAATGTACAAATAGTAGCAATATATCTTTGTTTATATTGACATGATTTGTGGTTGTTTGAAAACCAAAATCAAAGTGATTCAACTCTCAAATTACTCCATGCTGCTATTCTTCATTTCTAGTGTGTAGGCTAAGTTATGTTTTTGGTGGTTAATATCTCAAAGGTGAGACAAGGCCTTCAATCCTAGGGAGaaatcatttgtatttattctgCATTAGAAGATTAAGGACCCAGGAATGTAACATGTATATCTAAATGAAGGTGTTAGTCATTCATGTCAAACATCCCTATAGGTCACCATGAGGTAAGTGTTCAGGGAGTAATTCCACATATTAAAGTAAGATGCACATTTTCAATAGTTATGTCACttgctttttaagtaaaatacaatGACAGTTCACTGAAATCTTGATGTATCTTTATAATATCAATAGAAGTCATGAATATTAGTTGACATGTTTCAAATAAAGACATCTCTGATCCCCTAGAAATGTATGGAAATCAGTCACAGAAAAGTCATGTAATTAgtgtatgttttatttcataaacAATTCACCTCCATTTTGTAACCATAGGAATCACAGTGCTCAGATCATTGTATCAGAGGAATGAATATCATAGTTTATGCTTGTAATCTGTATTTTATTCTGTTAAATAGTGGGTTGGAAAAGGTTTTATTCTGACTGTGTGATATAACATGTTAATAAAACTGGACGGTTTCTTGTGATGAAGTTGGTGTGTAATGAATTGTCAACCTACCGATTTAAGGTTGAAGGGAAAATACCTAACAATAAACTCTTTGTTAGCACAGAGGGATGATATCTGTAACAATTAGTTTCCATCCTGCCTTAAAGCCTCAAATAATTGAATAATTGGATATTTCCCATCATTTCTCCATtgtactccccccacccccaacttctcTGTAACTGCTGGGACATTGTGATGGTTCTAGGAAGGATCATAGAGAGTACTGTTGAGAGTTTACCTGAACTACTGCATGCTGTTGCTGCCTCAGCGTctgtctggggagcaggcagcctgcaggtCCTTGAACTCACACCAGCCAGTCCTGTGAACACCTACACTAGATGACCACCCACCTTGAGACCAGCAGTCTTGCTGAACCCCAGGGTCTACTGCACAGGCCCCCCTTCAGTGACACCCTCAGAGCTCTAGATTCCTGCTCCCCTTGGTTTGAATGGGCCGATCCACACTCAGCCTGGGGAGCCCACAGCACTTCATCCAGGGCCCCTTAGAAAGACCTGAATGCCAAATACTGGAGCTTTCCTTGCCTGGTTCTAGCCTTGACCTTCCTAAGGGGCCCTCAAGGCTTCCTGTGAATTCTCTCAGGACCTAGAGTCATGAACTCACCCGCTTCAATTGCCCTTTGTTCTTCTGTTAGCTAAAACTTTCCAGGGGCTCATTTAAGCAAATGTCAAtttaacaaagtcacaaaaagcaTAATTAGAAGCCATGATGGTAAAGTTCTGAACCAAGATTTATAAAATCTTACCCTGTATAAGTCTTAGCACAAGTTTCTTGTCTAGGCttaaaggcatttttctcatagCCTTGGCATACTTTGAatgcaatatataaatatctgaagaTATATGCATCATATAATTGATATAACACACATtgaatacaatatataaatatctgaaggTATACATGTTAGCAGTGAGAAAACCAAGAAGGaatatgtgagtgtatgtgtattcATACACATTTAACTTAGAGAATTTAGAAAGGCTAGATCAAAACTGGTCATTTTAGACTTGCAGATGATTGACTAAAAACAGCAAAACTTATCAATATGTCAATTAATCTGTTTTGTCTATTCTTCATggaattcatttccttaaatgTCAGGAGGTTGCATTTTTTAAGGAGCTTCCACTCTGTACTCCCCCCCGTGACTGCCCCAGTTTACATTCCCTCTAGCCCTGTAGGAGGTCCCTGATCTCCAAGCCTCCTCAGCATTTATGATATTATTAGTGGGCTCTTTGCTAATTgttattctgactggcatgagatgacgCATCATTGtagctttgttttgtattttttattgtttagcGCTGGtgagcatctttcatttccctcttgccCATCTAAAAAGGCAAGTTGTCCCACCCAGGcacagcagttgtggcacacaggcttagttgccccaaagcatgtggagtattcctggaccagagatcaagtcCATGTCCCCGGCACTGTCAGATGGATTCTCCACCACTGGGTGACCCTTCTGtttagctttttttccttttgagatgcATGTAtaatttgtattggaatataattgctttacaatgttgtgttagtttctgctgtatgacatcatcaatcagccataagtatacatgagtctgctccctcttgaacctccctcctgtgATCTCCATTTCACCCCTCtggtcagcacagagcaccaagctgagctccctgtgctatccagcagcttcccactagttccCTGttttaaccatcagttcagttcagttcacttgctcagtcatgtccaagtctttgcgaccccatggactgcagcacgccaggcctccctgtccatcaccaactcgcagagtttcctcaaactcatgtccattgagtcggtgatgccatccaaccatctcatcctcggtcgtccccttctcctccccacttcaatcattcccagcatcaggggcttttcaaatgagtcagcttttcacatgaggtggccaaagtactggagtttcagcttcagcatcagtccttccaatgaacacccaggactgatctcccttaggatgggctggctggatctctgtgcagtccaagggccttgcaagagtcttctccagcatttcagcCACGGTGGTATATGTGTGTCAGTGGGGCTCTTCAGTTTgtccccctcctcttctcctgccatgtccatacatctgttctctatatttggGCAAATATTGCCTTAAgagatatatatggaatctaaaaaaacggtgttgatgaacttatttactaaGCAGGAATATAGGCACAGAGGTAGTTCTTAAGCTTTTGGACGTTAAGCTTTCAAGGCATAAAATACGTGGACAATCATTCCATGCATTTTACGAAGTGAAAGAAACCCATTCAAAAATGGTACAGAAAGTAGGAGTTTTACAATATGACACTTTGGTGTAGGTAAATGTTCatatgtgctcagtggtgtctgagtctttgtgagcccaggggctgtagcctgccaggctcctctgtccatagatttcccaggaaaggatactgaactgggtttccatttcttcctccaggcgatcttcctgacccaaggatcaaacccatatcacCTGGATGTCCTTCATCGGCAGCAGACTTCTTCCCACTCAGTCACCTGGGAATCTAGTAGGAAATAGAGAAGAGATTTAAAAGGTCTGTGGTTGCCATGGGTTTCAAAGGAGGGACTCTGAATATCCTAAATCTAGAGAATTTTCGAGACCGTGAAGTAATTTGTGTTAAACTGTTGTGATGGACAcatgttattatacatttgtccagagGTATTGAGTGCACATCCCTAAAAGAGAAATACAAGGGTAAACTAAAGAGTTTATGTATTTAGTGTCCTTGTAGCTTCATCAGTGGTAACAAATGCTCGCTCTGGTGGGCAAAGATAAGTAGGGAGATTGTCCACGTGTGGGAACAAGGGGTATACGGGAAACGTCTATACCTTATTCTCAACTCTGCTGTGAAACGAAATCTTCTACAAAGTTGGTACTGGTGCATGCACactgaatattttttagaatatataatattacaAAGATGGACATGCTTCTAACTTTAATTTCTTCTTAGTCATTATACTTTAAAGGTGTGAGAAAATAGAGCTCTCTAAATGGCACAGACAACAAACTGTAGCAATTGATTCATAAAACCTAGAAAAACGCACACACAGGAAGTAGAACAAGGTCTCACGTGTTAATTCATGTGTAATGTAACTTAAACGACAACACCGATCATTATTTCCTTGGTTGGTCATCAGATAGCATTTAGGGCATCATTTTCAAAGGCATttgtctctgcccacacacacTTGTTAATCTAGCGTGTCctgctcaggtcagttcagttcagctgctcagtcctttcctactctttgcaacaccatggactgcagctcgccaggccgcCTGCTGTCCACGGTTTATTGTCAAAGAAAGCTGTGATGGAAACACCTCCAGGCTCCTGGTCTCTGAAGTTGGAGGTGCCACACCTGCAGAGAGGTGGTCACCATGCAAATCATTTTGTGAAAACGTGTGTCCCCAGGCTGCAGAGAGGGGTGAAAAAAACTAAGGACACGGGAGATCTTTGGGAAGAAGTCTGCAAATAAAGCCTGGCAGGAACCCAAGACCCCCAGGTGATTCCTACCAAACAgtcacctctcccctcccctcccccagggcgcAGACACAGGCCAAGGACACCACACACATCCTAGAAAGAGCCCCTCCCCAGGGAATCAGGTTGACCTTTGCTTCTAGAAGTTCCCGCCCTAAAACCTCCCTTCCTGAGGTCTCACACATGTGCCAATGGGAGGTTTCCCTCAGGGCTCCTGAATGCAGGTCTCTTGCGTTTTTTCAAAACCCTCCTAGGCTGGGTCAAGTAGCCCAGAAGTAGGGTCCATTGTGTCTGGTGAATTGTTGTGCTGCCTCCTCTCTAGTgcaaaaaggaaggagaggaactAGCCAGGAAGATCTGCAAATAGAGTGGAGCAGCAGGATGTGATTAGCATATCAGTTTAGTTTTGATTACCCACTACAGATCAGGAACCCAGAAAGTCAGCAAAGAGCTCCGAAAAGggtgagagaaacaagaaaaccttttcttgtttttcactGCAGCAGTTGCAGGTTAAACGGCTGTATGGATGTCTTTGAAGGTATTTTCTCAAAatgcagatgtgagtttgagacgTCATATCCCCCAGAAGATGCAgtgcaggaggaagaagaggaggaaatggcagcttctcaGGTAATTGTCCTGTCCCAGGTGTGGGGCTGTGTTTGCTTTTCCTCCTGAAATGCCTAGACTGAGAATCTGCAAAACTTTAGTTCTCTGCTTCTATTTTTTCTGCCTGGAGTGCTTGTTATCACCTTCTCATtcacccccccccttttttttttttaattttaaatagtgaAAACCAGCTCTTCATGTTTCGTCTCCCTCATATTCCagagccttttctccattgtgtgtatCCTGGCTTTCTATAGAGCATGATGAATTGTCAACATGAAATAGTGACTTCAATGTTCAATACATTCCCTTTGTGAGAGATCAATACAGGGAGGCACTGGTATCTGAGATTCCCACTGGGATGTGGTTCAGTGTTAGGATCTTAGAGAAGTCGGGGAAATGCCGTGATGAATTTACATGTGGATGCAATTCAGCTCTCTAGAACAGGAGTAAGAAAATGCCCTTGTTAATAGAATGAACTCAGCATTCCAGAATTTTTCAGAAGTTAAAATAGCAGAGCCAATCCTCTATACCAATGAGAAAAATATACTAATTAAATGGAGTATTAAGCTACAGATCATGGGAGGTATATAGGAGGTGGAATTTGCAGAAAGCTGACATTTTTCATGATAGATTGAGATCATGGTTTTCCTAATATTGCCAAAATGCCAGGCAGAGATAATGCATTTTTCTGTGTACTCTTACCCGTGATCTCTGATGTTCACTGGTTCAGGTGCTTCTCTGAGATTTCCACGctaatgaaattcatttttttctttttgtcttgaaCAAGGATCTTGGAAAGAAAAAGTGATGGATATGCCTATCACAGTTAATGAGGTAATGCCGTATCTTCttagttactctttgctttgaaaaataagCACTGTCAGCTAAGACAGATGCACAGTTTGAGAGATGTGCATTAAGTTTTATTTGTGGCAAAATGAGGacagcagcccaggagacagcatctcagagaactctgagaaactgctccaaagagccaGTGGCGGAAGGTCAGTATGTGAGTTTGGTGAAGGAGGAATTCAATGCAATCAAGCACTTACTTTACAAAAGGATTTCTGCCAGGCATGAGGAACTGAAGTCATCATTTAGtggtttagtgcttttctagatatgaagagatgcaaggattgggatcatgaaagcagttcctgaaaatatctgactctccaaagacctgttccaccagattccctggagcagagtgCTGCAATCCAACCTGAACTCCATCAAGGGGATTTAAGTCAGTTGCAGCACCATAGGGTTCATTCTCCCCAGAGGCAGATCGCAAACCccttgttattcagttcagttcagttgctcagtcgtgtctgactctttgcaaccccatgaatcacaccacgccagacctccctgtccatcaccaactccaggagttcacttagactcacgtccattgagtcagtgatgccatccatccagccatctcatcctctgtcgtcccattctccccctgccaccaatccctcccagcatcagagtcttttccaatgagtcaactctttgcatgaggcggccaaagtactggagtttcagctttagcaccattccttccaaagaaatctcagggctgatcttcttcaggatggactggttggatctccttgcagtccaagggactctcaagagtcttctccaacaccacagttcaaacgcatcaatttctcggcactcagccttcttcacagtccaactctcacatccatacatgactactggaaaaaccatagccttgactaaatggaccttagttggcaaagtaatatctgtgcttttgaatatgctatctaggttggtcataacttttcttccaaggagtaagcgtcttttaatttcatggatccagtctccatctgcagggattttggagcccccaaaaataaagtctgacacaatttccactgtttccctatctgtttcccATAAAGgcatgggaccatatgccatgatcttcgttttctgaatgttgagctttaagcaaactttttcactgtcctctttcactttcatcaagaggctttttagttcttcactttctgccataagagtggtgtcatctgcatattggatgttgttgatattcctcccggcaatcttcattctagCTAGTGTttcttcagtccagcgtttctcatgatgtactctgcatataaggtaaagaagcagcgtgacaatatacagccttgacgtactccttttcctatttggaactgctctgttgttccatgtccagttctaactgttgcttcctgacctgcatatagatttctcaagaggcaggtcaggtggtctgctattcccatccctttcagaatttcccacagtgtattatgatccacacagtcaaaggctttagcagtcaataaagcagaaataattggttttctggaactctctagctttttccatgatccagcggatgttggcaatttgatttctggctcctctgccttttctaaaaccagcttgaacatctggaaattcacggttcgcgtattgctgaagcctggcttggagaattttgagcattactttactagcatgtgagatgagtgcaattgtgcggtagtttgagcattctttggcattgcctttctttgggattggaatgaaaactgaccttttccagttctgtggccactgttgagttttccaaatttgttggcatattgagtgcagcactttcacagcatcatctttaaggatttgaaacagctcaattggaattccatcatctccactagctttgttcatagtgatgctttctaaggcccacttgacttcacattccaagatgtctggctctagatgagtgatcacaccatcgtgattatccgggttgtgaagatattttttgtacagttcttttgttgattcttgccacctcttcttcaaatcttctgcttctgttaggtcccgaccatttctgtgctttatcaagcccatctttgcatgaaatgttcccttggtatctcttattttcttgaagagatctctcgtctttcccattctgttgtttccctttatttctttgcattgatctctgaagaaggctttcttatctcttcttgctattccttggaactctgcattcagatgcttatatctttccttttctcctttgcttctcgcttctcttcttttcacagctatttgtaaggcttccccagacagccattttggttttttgcatttcttttccatggtgatggtcttgatccctgtctcctgtccaatgtcatgaaccttattccatagttcatcaggcacactatctatcagatctaagcccttaaatctatttctcacttccgctgtagaatcataagggatttgattcagatcatacctgaatggtctagtggttttccctgttttcttcaatttaagtctgaatttggtaataaggagttcatgatctgagccacagtcagctgctggtcttgtttttattgactgtatagagcttctccatctttggctgcaatgaatataatcaatctgatttcggtgttgaccatctggtgatgtccatatgtagagtcttctcttgtgttgttggaagagggtgtttgctatgaccagtgcatttttttggcaaaactctattagtctttgccctgcttcattctgctttccaaggccaaatttgcctgttactccaggtgtttcttgacttcctacttttgcattccagtcccctataatgaagaggacatcttttttgggtgttagttctaaaaggtcttgttcagtcgctggcgatgctcttggcaagtgccgATTTGTAGTTGACAACACTCCTGTGTGTTTAGTAGAGATGCTGGGATTTGGGAGTAGGGATTTTCACCACTCAAGCCCAGGTCTGATCATTTCCAGTACACTCCACGCTCACATCACAGATAGAGTCTCAtcacatttctgtattttccaaaatgctTACAAGAATCATATTACTGTGAATCTATGTTCAActgtgttaaattttaaaatatagttccaTGCAAATGGTAGATTTTTTAGGAAATTAAAAA
Above is a genomic segment from Ovis canadensis isolate MfBH-ARS-UI-01 breed Bighorn chromosome 14, ARS-UI_OviCan_v2, whole genome shotgun sequence containing:
- the LOC138419598 gene encoding zinc finger protein 420-like; protein product: MLENYRNLASLGLVVSKPNLVTFLEQMKNPWDVRRLETPAVYTDKDSNNSTWRNIFYQASSPTLNESTHTEEKTYNCEYGDVSNQASNLTQQQSIQNPQKSYKCTKCEKAFTNSSSLSRHRKMHSGWKPSKYTECGNTSNQNSELSQDQQIHTGKKPYECKECEKAFMCYSNLSRHQRIHTGERPYKCTECGKAFKQKSCLTDHQRIHTGEKPYKCKECGKSFSQNSTLTEHQRIHTGEKPYKCIECGKAFSHYSNLTQHQRIHTGEKPFKCKECGKSFSQNSTLTEHQRIHTGEKPYKCIECGKAFSHYSNLTQHQRIHTGEKPYKCKECGKSFSQNSTLTEHQRIHTGEKPYKCKECRKAFRHYSTLIEHQSIHTGERPYKCKFCGKDFRMHSHLTSHQRIHTGERPYKCEDCGKAFRYHSGLNKHQVIHTGEKSYKCKECGKAFSYHSSLTQHQRIHTGEKPYKCKECGKAFSQYSTLTQHHRIHTGEKPYKCIECGKAFSQYSHLTQHQRIHTGERPYKCKDCGKDFSSYSGLTYHRRIHTGEKP